The region GCCAGTTGAATGATATCTACGCCCAAAAGACGGGTCAGCCTCTGCAAAGGATCGAGAAGGATATGGATCGCGACTTTTTCATGTCTGCTGAGGAAGCGAAAGAATACGGTTTGATCGATCGCGTCATTGAGGAGCGCTCTGCTGAAATTAAAACCCCAGCAGTCGCATAACCTATCCAAAAAGGACTTACGCAATATTTCTTGTTACGCCCCCCTTTGCCCCCCCAGCCCCCCAAAGAAAGGGGGGAGTAAGGAGGGGTGAGTAAGCTCCTGTTCCCCCCTTTCTTTGGGGGGTTAGGGGGGCTAGTGCGTAAGTCCTGAAAGCTTGAGGCTGCGTTTGCTATTATCGAGATTAGGTTTAAAGCTTAACTTGATGAACCTGGCAGATTGCTATCGATTACTGGGGCTAAAGTCTGGAGCCTCAATGGCTGAAATTAAGGCTTCTTACCGTCATTTAGCTCGGCGCTATCATCCCGATGTCAACCCGACCGATCGACAAGCGAAGGATAAGTTTATTGCTATTACTGAGGCTTACCAGTTCCTTCTGGGCGTTGTCAAAGAGGTTGAAATTTCCCAGAAGTCGAGCGAAGCCCAGACCCCACCCACCGCCTCTGACTCCGCAAAAGCACCGCCGCCAAAAACAAAGGTGACTCGCAAGGAAAAGCCTCCTGAACCGGAAGCTCAACTATCGGAAACGGAAAAACAACTTAAGTGGCAATTATATGAGCAATTGCAGCTGCTGCTAAAAGCTCAAAGGTTTCCTCGTGCGATCGCTCTAGTAGAAGGTTTAGCACAACGCCTAGCAGAAGACCCAGAAGTCCGTCAGTGGCAGGCTATTACTTATCAGCGCTGGGGCCGTCATTTGGTGACTGAGGGAGAACTGGATAAAGCTAGAATTTATTTAAAAAAAGCATTACGCACTGACCCCCACAATCGTTCTCTTTGGTCTGAAGTTGAAAGAGATTTTCGTCGTCTTGAACAGATTTATTGATGAATAGACAAGTTCGAGAAACCCGGTTTCTCCAACAATATAGCAACCGCCAGGGCGGTTGCTATAAATGATACAAATCGAGGTAAAACCCATCATGAAACTTAGAACGATCGCCTTGGCAACTGTTTGCACTTTACCGTTTTCTTTATCTCTATCGTTTGCAGCAGGGGCAGACGAACCAGAGCAACCCTGTCAAGCTTATTTAGATACCAGCAATGGAAGTGACAACGAGGAGAACAACTGTCCGATAACCGTGGGGAAGTTTTCGATTCGGGGAACCTTTTCTAACTTGAATTGGCAGGCTTCTTTTTGGGCATGGGAACCGGCTTATTATATCCTCTACGTTAAAAACCAGCAAGATGGTAGTACGATTAACCTAACAGGTTTCAAGGTTATGGGTACGACGAGCCGACCGCAATACCGATTCACCGATCC is a window of Argonema galeatum A003/A1 DNA encoding:
- a CDS encoding J domain-containing protein, which gives rise to MNLADCYRLLGLKSGASMAEIKASYRHLARRYHPDVNPTDRQAKDKFIAITEAYQFLLGVVKEVEISQKSSEAQTPPTASDSAKAPPPKTKVTRKEKPPEPEAQLSETEKQLKWQLYEQLQLLLKAQRFPRAIALVEGLAQRLAEDPEVRQWQAITYQRWGRHLVTEGELDKARIYLKKALRTDPHNRSLWSEVERDFRRLEQIY